TGTCCTTCGCTGATGGATCCCTTCGGATAGAAGACGATGTTGTCGATGTTGTCGAGGCCGAGAAGGGCGTCCGCCACGGCCCCTCCGGTGTCTCCGCTCGTGGCCACGATGACGACCCTTCTCAATCCCCTCTCGCCGAGGAAGTGGTTGAGCATCCTGCCGAAGAACCTGGCGGCGTAATCCTTGAAGGAGTAGGTCGGTCCCCGGGTGAGCCATATTATGTGGGTCCTCCCCGTGACCTTCTGCACCGCGGTGGGGATCCTCCTGGTATCGTAGGCGTCGTCGAGGAGCGATCTCAACCGTGCCGGGGGCACCTCATGCCCGAGGAAAGGTTCGAGCACCTCGTAGGCTATCCCGGCGTAGGTCATGCCCTTCATGGCCTCTATGCGTTCCCGGGACAGGACGGGGATGTCCTTCCGGGCCATCATATACAACCCGTAGTTCGACGCCATCCCCGTAAGGAGCGCGGTCTCGAAATTGACGCGTTCCGCCGGGTTGTTGGTGCTGTAGTACACGATCTCGCCCATGGCAGGTTAAGCATACAAAAAGTTTGCTTTTTTTTCAACTTCCTTTATAATTGTCATACGATGGTCTTCATGAGACCCTACCTGCTCCGCGGGATGATCCTTCCCGCATTCTTTCTGTTCCTGACCGCCGGCGTTGCCATATCCGATCCCATGCCCGTGGGGGAACCCCGGACCCAGGAGAAAGCGGTCGTTGCCTCCGACCCTCTCCCCAGGGCGTCGGTCGTAAGGAATCCCCATGGTTTCCTTCAGTTCGACGGGACGGGCTACCGGGTTGTGACGAAGGAGGTCAAGCCGGAAAAGACGAACCATATCCGGCTGAAGCCCGTCGGGCCTTCGGGGCCGAACGGAACGGGTTCCACCGTCTACACCCTCGAAGTGCTCGAGGACAGGGCCTGTGAAGAGGACAACCGGCAGAACCCTTCTGTGAATGACGGGGCCCGCATTGCCGTTGAAAGGGTAGAGGAGCTCGATAAGAAGAAGAACGCGACCCCGGAGCCGAGGAAGGAGCACAAGGCCGACGTGGGTCTTGGCATGAAGGTTTCGGAATCGAGCGAAGTGATGGTCGGTCGCGGCCTCGTTCTGGAGCGCAGGGAGGACAGAGGCCTCGAATCCCGCGACGACGGCTGGCGTTTTCGCTTCAAGACGAACTTCTAGGGATTGCCCGGAGGCCCCGGGAGCCACTTCTTTCCCACATATCTTTTGAGCATGAGTGCGGCGGCGAGGGCCTGCGACAGGTTCATGGTCCACCACACCGCGTGCGCCTCGAATCCCCAGACAACAACGAAGAGATAACACAGGGGAACCCTGACGAGCCACGTGCAGGCGGCGATGATGAACATCATGCTCCTCGTGTCTCCCGCTCCGCTCAAGGCCCCCGCGAGTATGACCCACAGTGCCATGAAAGGCTCGCCGAGCATGTTGATATAGAGATACGTCATCGTCTCTCCCATGACGATGGTGTTGTCCGACATGAGGGACGCGAGCCCGGGCGCTGCAATGACCACCCCGACGGCGAGGAGGACGACGAGGCCGACGCCCATCAGGGCGGTGACGAGGCCGGCTCGAAAGGCTGTGGCGGGTTTCTTTTCTCCCAGCAGGTTGCCCGTGATGACCGCGTTCGCCATGTGAAATGCTATCGCGGGGAGGAATGCGGCCGATTCGATCCTCAGCCCCGCCGAGAATGCCGCGAGGGTCTCTATGCTGTGTCGAGGCAGGGAACTCAGTATCAGGTAAAGGACCATGGAATGTAGCTGCCAGAGCGCCTGGCTGAGGCCAAAGGGCCAGGCGATCCCTGCCACCTCCCTGATACGTCCCGCCGCGAACGCCATCGCTGACGATGGCACGAAGGAACGCAGATGACGCAGGTTCATGATGCATCCCGCGAAGGTGCTCAAGACCGTGGCCAGCGCAATCCCGGTGTAACCGAGAGGTGTGCCGAAGACGAGGAAAAAATTGAGGCATATGTTGGAGACGCAGACTGTCGCCATCGTTGTCAGGGAAAGGCGCACACTCTTGCAGGAGCGCAGCACGCCGTTCGTATTGATGAGCATGTAATGAAAGATGAGGCCCGCGGCGTATATCTGCCCGAGCGGTGACCCCAGCGGC
The DNA window shown above is from Syntrophorhabdus sp. and carries:
- a CDS encoding MATE family efflux transporter, producing MNLTKVFQEKGVRDLLSESWSVSAPMTLIMVFEFLIGITDIYVAGKVGKEIQATYGFVIQLYFVFIIIANALTTGTVSVLSRLFSSGDRKELGRAIFSVLVVAAAAGLIFGILGIVLTPRLIAIVSIPTSLKPLGSPLGQIYAAGLIFHYMLINTNGVLRSCKSVRLSLTTMATVCVSNICLNFFLVFGTPLGYTGIALATVLSTFAGCIMNLRHLRSFVPSSAMAFAAGRIREVAGIAWPFGLSQALWQLHSMVLYLILSSLPRHSIETLAAFSAGLRIESAAFLPAIAFHMANAVITGNLLGEKKPATAFRAGLVTALMGVGLVVLLAVGVVIAAPGLASLMSDNTIVMGETMTYLYINMLGEPFMALWVILAGALSGAGDTRSMMFIIAACTWLVRVPLCYLFVVVWGFEAHAVWWTMNLSQALAAALMLKRYVGKKWLPGPPGNP